From Oryza brachyantha chromosome 9, ObraRS2, whole genome shotgun sequence, a single genomic window includes:
- the LOC102707061 gene encoding uncharacterized protein LOC102707061, protein MKASIRFRDDDRPLVRAKVPVGVLGLPFLSGVSAGGDAKDLRFDLSTAFASGPALRLSYRPNDSLQPFALSVRTGLGPLGSPARAPFAISAEFNLMSSSPPAFSLLFKPRIGDFSLANSVVSPPVAVPPTPPPPPPPLKLTDLANGDDHDGHKTFSFSGNGFAANVASAGKSGGGVGALLSGMRLTTRSVLPLWSKASLRFQWGLRVPPELKAALADDGYGRKAGNLAVSKLPLLVMNKITIEHTPRAPRHSDADKKGKKDAPEFQTEGFSLVKRQLEVLNAESIMLRRAVEDLRAEIGGGRATSMPGKGDARRSPASLPTPQQPFPAKPDRHGNSSKELVDSGPKPVSDEASEELKKALEARRK, encoded by the coding sequence ATGAAGGCGTCGATCAGGTTCCGGGACGACGACCGGCCGCTGGTGCGCGCCAAGGTGCCCGTCGGCGTCCTCGGGCTGCCGTTCCTCTCCGGCgtctcggccggcggcgacgccaaGGACCTCCGATTCGATTTGTCCACGGCCTTCGCCTCCGGCCCGGCGCTCCGCCTCTCGTACCGCCCCAACGACTCGCTCCAGCCCTTCGCCCTCTCCGTCCGCACCGGCCTCGGCCCGCTCGGATCTCCCGCCCGCGCGCCGTTCGCCATCTCCGCCGAGTTCAACCTCATGTCCTCCAGCCCGCCGgccttctccctcctcttcaAGCCCCGTATCGGCGACTTCTCGCTCGCCAATTCCGTCGTCTCCccgcccgtcgccgtgccaccaactccgcccccgccgccgccgccgctcaagCTGACCGACCTCGCCAACGGCGACGACCACGACGGCCATAAAACGTTCTCGTTCAGCGGGAACGGCTTTGCGGCGAACGTGGCCTCCGCGGGGAAGAGCGGCGGGGGGGTCGGTGCGCTGCTGTCCGGGATGCGCCTCACGACCAGGAGCGTGCTGCCTCTGTGGAGCAAGGCGAGCCTGCGGTTCCAGTGGGGGCTGCGCGTGCCGCCGGAGCTGAAGGCCGCCCTCGCGGACGATGGGTACGGGCGCAAGGCCGGTAACCTGGCCGTCAGCAAGCTGCCGCTGCTGGTCATGAACAAGATCACCATTGAGCACACGCCGCGGGCTCCTCGACATAGCGACGCCGACAAGAAGGGGAAGAAGGACGCACCGGAATTTCAGACGGAAGGGTTCTCACTGGTCAAGAGGCAGCTCGAGGTGCTCAACGCAGAGAGTATAATGCTGCGGCGTGCCGTGGAAGACCTGCGTGCCGAGATCGGTGGCGGTAGAGCCACCTCAATGCCCGGTAAAGGCGATGCCCGAAGGTCACCGGCGTCACTGCCAACACCACAACAGCCATTCCCAGCGAAGCCAGATCGCCATGGGAACAGCAGCAAGGAGCTTGTGGACAGTGGACCGAAGCCGGTGTCGGATGAGGCAAGCGAGGAGCTGAAGAAGGCACTTGAGGCACGCCGGAAGTGA
- the LOC102706783 gene encoding uncharacterized protein LOC102706783, translated as MADGSDGTDVSPSPAAAEAAALGGGEIWGTLEELLLACAVSRHGTGSWDSVAMEVQTRSPLAARPGLTPTSCRLRFRQLHRRFSVAGDGGAAAAAAGEEEEEEDEEADGPDASAADGWMDELRRLRVAELRREVERCDLSIGTLQTKVKRLREDRERSIHGGGGGGGDGEAKQEAANGDELLSSEEPGRSCRESNSTDLKPPTRAGDHSVKEEEHEAAAGAKQQASGESVAASKESSDLRSSASLCRRRHRRCKPGGTDEDADGEEASAPPPLARSSSQLLAGLLDTFASRFASLLERLHECQESDAYRGAIRRHVDIEMVRRRLDAAAAGEGGGCRYYPAAELYRDLLLLCTNALVFFPRAGPEHGAAGEARALVFASLSLREPKQEPGAAVAAAAAAGSPPAEDARRVEGAGAGAGADIVGSLIEKGGKPLIVCRKRSSIAKAAAAARKEDTAAKAEVAEEGEGSDDGEKKVSVAAATDKAWGLRTKKGRGPGKNSGGGASRKLAKLSEATEAASEGGKKADKKSADAAAGGPAKKRNAVDFLKRLNQGSSPSNKKKKGSPMGTRKRATTVVAAATPEQPQKTRKGPGRKEAGRGGPKKGATKTATPKRSVGRPPSKRGAAAPTTPPPSKRAKVNRSEKTSTAKRGGRR; from the exons ATGGCGGACGGATCGGACGGTACCgacgtgtcgccgtcgccggcggcggcggaggcggcggcgttgggggGAGGTGAGATCTGGGGGACGTTGGAGGAGCTGCTGCTGGCCTGCGCCGTGAGCAGGCACGGCACGGGGAGCTGGGACTCCGTGGCCATGGAGGTGCAGACGCGGAgccccctcgccgcgcgcccggGCCTCACGCCCACCAGCTGCCGCCTCCGGTTCCGGCAGCTCCACCGCCGGttctccgtcgccggcgacggcggcgccgcggcggcggcggcgggggaagaggaggaggaggaggatgaagaGGCGGACGGCCccgacgcctccgccgccgacgggtGGATGGACGAGttgcgccgcctccgcgtcgccgagctccgccgcgAGGTCGAACGATGCGATCTCTCCATCGG GACGTTGCAGACGAAAGTGAAACGGCTGAGGGAGGACAGGGAGCGGAGcatccacggcggcggcggcggcggcggcgacggcgaggcgaagcaggaggcggcgaacggcgacgagCTCCTCTCCAGCGAGGAGCCCGGCCGGTCGTGCAGGGAGTCCAACTCCACAGATCTGAAACCCCCCACGCGCGCCGGGGACCACAGCgtcaaggaggaggagcacgagGCCGCCGCGGGAGCGAAGCAGCAGGCCTCCGGCGAGTCGGTGGCCGCGTCGAAGGAGAGCAGCGACCTGCGGAGCTCGGCcagcctctgccgccgccgccaccgccgctgcaaGCCCGGCGGCACCGACGaggacgccgacggcgaggaggcctccgcgccgccgccgctcgctcgctcgtcgTCGCAGCTGCTCGCCGGGCTGCTCGACACGTTCGCGTCCAGGTTCGCGTCGCTGCTCGAGCGGCTGCACGAATGccag GAGAGCGACGCGTACCGCGGCGCGATCAGGCGCCACGTGGACATCGAGATGGTGCGGCGGAGgctggacgcggcggcggctggcgagggtggcggctgCCGGTACTaccccgccgccgagctctaccgcgacctgctgctgctgtgcacCAACGCGCTCGTCTTCTTCCCACGCGCCGGGCCGgagcacggcgccgccggggaggcCCGCGCGCTCGTGTTCGCCTCGCTCAGCCTCCGCGAGCCGAAGCAGGAGCctggcgccgccgtggcggcggcggcggcggctggttcTCCGCCGGCGGAGGATGCGCGGAGGGTTGAgggcgcaggcgcaggcgccgGTGCTGATATCGTCGGGTCGTTGATAGAGAAGGGAGGGAAGCCGCTGATCGTTTGCCGGAAGCGGAGCTCCATCGCgaaggcggccgcggcggcgaggaaggaggATACCGCGGCGAAGGCTGAGGTCgcggaggaaggggagggcagcgacgacggcgagaagAAGGTctccgtggcggcggcgacggacaaAGCGTGGGGCTTGAGGACGAAGAAGGGCCGGGGCCCAGGCAAgaactccggcggcggcgcgagccgCAAGCTGGCCAAGCTCTCGGAAGCGACAGAGGCGGCGAGCGAAGGAGGCAAGAAAGCCGACAAGAAGAGCGCCGACGCGGCCGCAGGGGGGCCGGCCAAGAAGCGGAACGCCGTGGACTTCCTCAAACGGCTAAACCAGGGCTCCTCGCCGTCaaataagaagaagaagggcTCGCCGATGGGGACGCGGAAgcgtgcgacgacggtggtggcggcggcgacgccggagCAGCCGCAGAAGACGAGGAAAGGGCCCGGCCGGAAGGAGGCCGGCCGCGGTGGCCCCAAGAAGGGCGCCACCAAGACGGCCACGCCAAAGAGAAGCGTCGGGCGGCCACCGTCGAAACGAGGTGCCGCCGCTCcaacgacgccgccgccgtcgaagaGGGCCAAGGTGAACCGGTCGGAGAAGACGTCGACGGCGAAACGGGGAGGAAGGAGGTAG